The proteins below come from a single Hyphomicrobium denitrificans ATCC 51888 genomic window:
- the rpoH gene encoding RNA polymerase sigma factor RpoH, translating into MAATKGLPTLAGGSLGLSRYLEEIRKFPMLAPNEEYMLAKRWQQHEDSDAAEKLVTSHLRLVARIAMGYRGYGLPIGEVISEGNVGLMQAVKRFDPEKGFRLATYAMWWIRASIQEYILRSWSLVKMGTTAAQKKLFFNLRRAKSQLQALDDGDLRPEHVKAIATKLGVPEEDVVSMNRRLGGDASLNAPIRAESESGEWQDWLVDDTPTQEDRLVEDEELRRRKSYLSSALSVLNDRERRVFEQRRLAEEPATLEELSAEFGVSRERIRQIEVRAFEKVQKAVTSTARRAEAPAA; encoded by the coding sequence ATGGCTGCAACAAAAGGTCTTCCGACGCTGGCTGGCGGGTCGCTCGGCCTCTCGCGGTATCTCGAGGAGATCCGCAAGTTTCCGATGCTCGCACCCAACGAAGAATACATGCTCGCCAAGCGTTGGCAGCAGCATGAAGATTCCGACGCGGCCGAAAAATTGGTCACGTCGCATCTTCGCCTCGTCGCGCGCATCGCGATGGGCTATCGCGGCTATGGCTTGCCGATCGGAGAAGTGATCTCCGAAGGCAACGTCGGCTTGATGCAGGCGGTGAAACGGTTCGACCCGGAAAAGGGCTTCCGCCTCGCCACATATGCGATGTGGTGGATACGCGCATCCATTCAAGAGTACATTTTGCGCTCGTGGAGCCTTGTGAAGATGGGCACCACGGCGGCGCAGAAGAAGCTCTTCTTCAATCTTCGGCGCGCCAAGAGCCAGCTGCAGGCACTGGACGACGGTGATCTGCGACCAGAGCACGTCAAGGCGATCGCGACCAAGCTCGGCGTTCCGGAAGAGGATGTGGTGAGCATGAATCGCCGTCTCGGCGGTGATGCTTCGCTCAACGCGCCGATCCGCGCCGAATCGGAGTCCGGTGAATGGCAGGACTGGCTCGTCGACGATACGCCGACGCAGGAAGACCGGCTCGTCGAGGACGAGGAACTGCGGCGGCGCAAGTCGTACCTCTCTTCGGCCTTGTCGGTGCTGAATGACCGTGAACGCCGCGTTTTTGAACAGCGGCGTCTGGCGGAAGAGCCGGCGACGCTTGAAGAACTGTCGGCCGAGTTCGGCGTCAGCCGCGAGCGCATTCGCCAGATCGAGGTGCGCGCCTTCGAGAAGGTTCAGAAGGCGGTGACCTCGACGGCGCGGCGGGCGGAAGCGCCGGCGGCGTAA
- a CDS encoding RluA family pseudouridine synthase: MPDTTKSHDAIELTAAAEDAGQRLDRWLAQKIEDLSRARIQALIRDGYVSDGGTIREARTPVKPGITYRVELPPASEPDVAGETLPLSIVYEDADLIVIDKPTGLVVHPAAGHASGTLVNALIAHCGDSLSGIGGVKRPGIVHRLDKDTSGLLVVAKTDAAHQGLADQFKSHGRDGRLFRSYLAFVWGRLPLPKGTISARLGRSQANRTKIAVVRGEAGRSATTHYEVLQVFPGERSTGDVSLVRLVLETGRTHQIRVHLAHIGHPVLGDAVYGSGFRTRLASLKEAARAAASELSRQALHAETLEFEHPTSLKKLKFSSELPADLSDLAIAFAATEKPKKKRL, from the coding sequence GTGCCAGATACTACGAAATCCCATGACGCGATCGAGCTGACTGCCGCCGCAGAGGACGCCGGTCAGCGCCTCGATCGCTGGCTGGCGCAAAAGATCGAAGATCTGAGCCGAGCCCGCATCCAAGCGCTGATTCGCGACGGCTACGTCAGCGACGGCGGAACGATACGAGAGGCGCGCACGCCGGTCAAACCGGGCATCACCTATAGGGTCGAACTGCCGCCTGCGAGCGAACCGGATGTCGCTGGAGAGACCCTGCCGCTGTCGATCGTCTATGAAGATGCGGACCTCATCGTCATCGACAAACCCACAGGGCTTGTCGTGCACCCGGCGGCCGGCCATGCCTCAGGGACGCTGGTCAATGCGCTGATCGCGCATTGCGGTGACAGCCTCTCCGGGATCGGAGGCGTCAAGCGGCCCGGCATCGTCCACCGGCTCGATAAAGACACGTCCGGACTGCTCGTCGTGGCGAAGACGGATGCCGCGCATCAAGGGCTTGCGGACCAGTTCAAGAGCCACGGCCGCGACGGCCGGCTGTTCCGGAGCTATCTCGCGTTCGTCTGGGGGCGGCTGCCGCTTCCGAAAGGAACGATCAGCGCACGTCTCGGCCGCAGCCAGGCCAACCGCACGAAAATCGCGGTCGTGCGCGGCGAGGCGGGACGTTCCGCGACGACTCATTATGAAGTCCTCCAAGTCTTTCCGGGAGAACGCTCGACGGGCGACGTCTCGCTCGTCCGGCTGGTGCTCGAAACCGGACGTACGCATCAGATCCGTGTGCATCTCGCGCATATCGGACATCCCGTTTTGGGGGATGCGGTCTACGGCAGTGGTTTCCGGACGCGGCTCGCATCTTTGAAGGAAGCGGCGCGTGCGGCGGCTTCAGAGCTGTCGCGCCAGGCTCTGCATGCCGAAACACTGGAGTTCGAGCATCCGACCAGCCTGAAAAAGCTCAAATTTTCCAGTGAATTGCCCGCCGATCTCAGCGATCTCGCAATTGCGTTCGCAGCGACGGAAAAGCCCAAGAAGAAACGTTTGTAG
- a CDS encoding DUF2092 domain-containing protein, with product MKSISSFSKAYLIPLIPLLFLYALCAGTCFAANGLPQAGDKTAADDTRDVFARLEDYLKNNSIQFTTSYDAQNISLGSSRGTAHFYVERPNLLRIELSGDGFSYLMTSDGKVFTIYDEKKKKYAQRPATERPIEAVNLFTGLAAFQARVLQFLGVIGDVARGDSDLKVTKTGVDRIGGLSCVRYDMQYTSQADSDKWTAWLREDGVPLPCKTLIRSSDEGSQQTNGYNWEEAVPKSEKYTFTPPSGSTEVEINELALRPLQ from the coding sequence ATGAAATCAATCAGCTCATTTTCGAAAGCGTATTTGATCCCGCTTATTCCTCTTCTGTTTTTGTATGCACTTTGCGCGGGCACATGCTTCGCGGCAAATGGGCTGCCCCAGGCGGGGGATAAGACGGCGGCAGACGATACGCGTGACGTGTTCGCTCGTTTGGAAGATTATCTAAAAAATAACTCGATCCAGTTCACCACATCGTATGACGCACAAAATATTTCACTTGGTTCCTCTCGGGGCACAGCTCACTTCTATGTCGAACGCCCGAACTTATTGCGCATTGAACTTTCCGGTGACGGTTTCTCCTATTTGATGACGTCCGACGGAAAAGTCTTCACCATCTACGATGAGAAAAAGAAGAAGTACGCGCAGCGGCCTGCAACTGAACGACCGATTGAAGCCGTGAACTTATTTACCGGACTAGCCGCATTCCAAGCGCGGGTCCTCCAATTTCTCGGGGTGATTGGTGACGTTGCACGCGGTGACAGCGATCTGAAAGTCACAAAGACGGGCGTCGATCGCATTGGTGGATTGTCTTGCGTCCGATACGACATGCAATACACGTCCCAAGCCGATTCGGATAAATGGACAGCCTGGCTTCGGGAAGATGGTGTGCCGCTTCCGTGCAAGACCCTCATCCGGAGTTCCGATGAAGGTAGCCAGCAAACCAATGGCTACAATTGGGAAGAAGCAGTTCCGAAATCCGAAAAGTACACTTTTACCCCACCGAGCGGGAGTACGGAGGTCGAAATCAACGAGCTAGCTCTGCGACCACTCCAATAA
- the ppk2 gene encoding polyphosphate kinase 2 gives MEKGKSVDAQLDEESPSEKKLKRKDYERELKRLHVELVKLQEWVRHAGKKICIIFEGRDGAGKGGTIKAITARVSPRIFRVVALPAPTEREQSQMYIQRYLPHLPAGGEIVIFDRSWYNRAGVERVMEFCSEKQAERFLKIVPDVEKAIIDSGVILIKYWLEVSPDEQTRRLEARIDDGRKIWKLSKMDLKSYTRWDEYSRARDEMFAATDTPWAPWYVARSDDKRKARLNIIEHLLSRIPYTEIKREKVKLPKRHVASISERETHSFKFIPEPH, from the coding sequence ATGGAAAAAGGTAAAAGCGTTGACGCGCAGCTTGATGAAGAATCTCCTTCCGAAAAAAAGCTTAAACGCAAGGACTATGAGCGCGAGCTCAAGCGTCTTCACGTGGAACTCGTCAAGCTCCAGGAATGGGTGCGGCACGCAGGAAAGAAAATTTGCATCATATTCGAAGGACGCGATGGCGCCGGTAAAGGTGGAACCATCAAAGCTATCACAGCACGAGTAAGTCCGCGAATTTTCAGGGTGGTTGCGCTTCCAGCTCCAACCGAGCGGGAACAATCTCAAATGTACATTCAGCGCTATCTTCCACACCTGCCAGCGGGCGGAGAAATCGTAATTTTCGATCGCAGTTGGTACAATCGCGCAGGTGTTGAGCGCGTAATGGAATTCTGCTCGGAGAAGCAGGCCGAGAGATTTTTGAAGATCGTGCCCGATGTCGAGAAGGCGATCATCGACTCTGGAGTTATCCTGATTAAGTACTGGTTGGAAGTCAGTCCCGATGAACAAACGCGCCGGCTTGAGGCGCGCATTGATGATGGTCGAAAAATCTGGAAGCTCTCAAAGATGGATCTGAAATCCTACACCCGTTGGGATGAGTATTCACGAGCCCGGGATGAAATGTTTGCAGCGACAGACACCCCTTGGGCACCTTGGTACGTCGCGCGGTCCGATGATAAAAGAAAGGCACGGTTAAATATAATAGAGCATCTTCTTAGTCGCATTCCTTATACGGAGATAAAGCGCGAGAAGGTCAAACTTCCGAAGCGGCATGTTGCATCCATTTCTGAACGCGAAACACACTCATTCAAATTTATTCCCGAACCGCACTAA
- the cax gene encoding calcium/proton exchanger: protein MLNWFLAFVPIAIVLHHFAPGRYELVFITAAIGILPLAAWLGRATEQLADRSGEGIGGLLNATFGNAAELIIALAALRAGLYDVVKATIVGSIVGNILLVLGAAMLAGGMRYPEQHFNLAGARAQATMLTLAAIALIIPAAYHGLVGELYAGGEKSLSISISLVLLVVYCMFLLFSLWTHPSFFCGVNLPDDETSSQPWSLSWSIAVLAICTSAIAWLSEILVGTIEPTAQALDLSDIFIGVFVIAILGNAAEHASAITAAIKNRMDLSLSIAIGSSIQVALFVAPLLVLASLIIGPEPMDLLFGKGLILAVFVAVLITGQIASDGRSNWLKGVQLLAVYLILGLAFFLTPRA from the coding sequence ATGTTGAACTGGTTCCTAGCCTTTGTGCCGATCGCGATCGTCCTCCATCATTTCGCGCCAGGACGGTATGAACTTGTTTTCATAACAGCGGCCATCGGCATTTTACCGTTAGCTGCGTGGCTCGGGCGGGCAACCGAGCAATTGGCAGACCGGTCGGGCGAAGGCATAGGAGGCCTTCTCAACGCAACTTTCGGCAATGCCGCAGAACTTATCATTGCACTCGCAGCTCTTCGTGCCGGCCTCTATGACGTTGTGAAAGCCACGATTGTGGGCTCGATCGTTGGAAATATCCTTCTGGTCCTTGGCGCTGCCATGCTAGCCGGGGGAATGCGATATCCGGAACAGCACTTTAACTTGGCAGGCGCTCGAGCGCAGGCAACAATGCTGACTCTGGCAGCGATCGCGCTCATCATTCCCGCCGCCTACCATGGCCTCGTGGGAGAGCTATACGCAGGCGGCGAGAAATCCCTCAGCATCTCGATTTCGTTGGTGCTTTTGGTCGTCTACTGCATGTTTCTTCTATTTTCGCTCTGGACGCACCCATCATTTTTTTGCGGCGTCAACCTGCCAGACGATGAAACAAGCTCGCAACCTTGGTCACTCTCATGGTCCATCGCCGTGCTCGCGATATGCACGTCGGCGATTGCGTGGTTAAGTGAAATTCTCGTCGGCACAATTGAACCGACGGCTCAGGCACTCGACCTCAGCGATATTTTCATCGGCGTATTTGTAATCGCGATTCTTGGTAACGCCGCCGAACATGCCTCCGCCATCACGGCGGCGATAAAGAACCGAATGGATCTCAGCTTATCGATCGCGATCGGATCGAGCATTCAGGTGGCGTTGTTCGTTGCCCCTTTACTCGTCCTGGCAAGTTTAATTATTGGGCCCGAGCCCATGGACCTTCTTTTCGGAAAGGGATTGATCCTCGCGGTGTTCGTCGCAGTCCTCATTACAGGCCAGATCGCAAGCGATGGGCGGTCGAACTGGCTAAAGGGCGTTCAACTTCTCGCTGTTTACCTGATCCTCGGTCTCGCCTTCTTTCTTACTCCGCGAGCCTGA
- a CDS encoding SulP family inorganic anion transporter has product MATNPAASPTSKQSQLLPPQSTGDRSGFSRWLPGLRILRQYRPVWLKHDIVAGFVLATMLVPVGIAYAVASGVPGIYGLYATIIPLLAYALFGPSRILVLGPDSSLAAVILAVVLPLSGGDPLRAIALASAMAIVSGVVCIGAGLIKLGFVTELLSKPIRYGYMNGIALTVLLSQVPKLLGFSFESHGPLRDLGSIMKGIIGGRVNWTAFLIGAGALLTIFALKRSKVPGLLIAVAGATAIVGIFGLSKSAGVSVLGSLPQGLPSFDVPWINLADVTTVLSGGLAVALISFADTSVLSRAYAARTRTYVDPNQELVGLGVANLAAGFFQGFPISSSSSRTPVAEAAGAKTQLTGVVGALAVALLIIAAPNLLQNLPTSALAAVVIASAIGLVEIQDLIRIYKMQRWEFWLSMLCFAGVATFGAIPGIAFAVIIAVIEFLWDGWRPHSAILGRANGISGYHDVSRYPQARLIPGLVLFRWDAPLFFANAELFQARVIGAVENSPTPVHWVVVTAEPVTSVDVTAADVLSELEKTLREAGIKLSFAELKDPVKDKLKRFGLFTQFGEQSFYPTIGAAVRAYLTLHPVDWVDWEDKHPSAS; this is encoded by the coding sequence ATGGCCACTAACCCCGCCGCTTCGCCTACATCTAAGCAAAGCCAACTCCTGCCACCGCAATCAACAGGTGACCGGTCGGGCTTTAGCCGCTGGCTGCCGGGTCTACGGATATTGCGCCAATATCGACCGGTTTGGCTCAAACACGACATCGTCGCTGGGTTCGTTCTTGCTACGATGCTCGTTCCTGTCGGGATTGCCTATGCGGTCGCATCCGGCGTGCCAGGCATATATGGGCTCTACGCAACGATCATCCCGCTATTGGCGTACGCTCTTTTTGGCCCGAGCCGAATTCTCGTTCTAGGCCCGGATTCATCACTCGCCGCTGTTATTCTTGCGGTTGTTCTTCCTTTGTCGGGCGGAGATCCACTTCGCGCGATCGCACTCGCCAGCGCAATGGCAATCGTCTCAGGCGTCGTCTGCATCGGAGCAGGATTGATCAAACTGGGCTTTGTAACCGAACTCCTCTCCAAGCCCATACGCTACGGCTACATGAACGGTATCGCCCTAACGGTTTTACTGAGCCAAGTACCAAAACTTCTCGGTTTTTCCTTTGAAAGTCACGGTCCTCTCCGTGATCTGGGGTCGATCATGAAAGGCATAATCGGCGGGCGAGTGAATTGGACTGCGTTCTTGATAGGTGCCGGAGCGCTGCTCACGATCTTCGCGCTGAAGCGAAGTAAGGTGCCCGGCCTGCTAATTGCTGTCGCAGGAGCAACCGCGATCGTCGGAATTTTTGGGTTGAGCAAGAGTGCAGGCGTGTCGGTTCTCGGGTCACTCCCGCAAGGCTTACCCTCATTCGATGTTCCCTGGATCAATCTCGCAGATGTTACGACAGTTCTATCAGGTGGCCTGGCCGTCGCGCTCATCTCATTTGCCGATACGAGCGTTCTTTCTCGCGCCTACGCCGCGCGCACGCGAACATATGTCGACCCTAACCAGGAGCTGGTCGGCCTTGGCGTAGCCAATCTTGCCGCCGGTTTTTTTCAAGGCTTCCCAATCAGCAGCAGTTCGTCGCGTACTCCCGTCGCCGAAGCGGCCGGAGCTAAAACTCAATTGACCGGCGTTGTTGGTGCGCTGGCGGTTGCACTTCTCATTATCGCTGCTCCCAATCTCCTGCAAAATCTGCCTACGAGCGCTCTCGCTGCCGTTGTTATTGCCTCGGCTATTGGACTGGTCGAGATCCAGGATCTGATCCGCATCTATAAAATGCAGCGATGGGAATTCTGGCTTTCGATGTTGTGCTTCGCCGGCGTTGCCACGTTCGGCGCAATACCCGGGATCGCATTCGCAGTGATCATCGCCGTTATAGAATTTCTTTGGGACGGATGGAGGCCCCACTCCGCTATCCTTGGCCGGGCTAACGGGATAAGCGGCTATCACGATGTCAGCCGCTACCCGCAGGCTCGTCTCATCCCGGGACTTGTTCTCTTCCGTTGGGATGCCCCACTTTTTTTCGCCAACGCAGAACTGTTTCAGGCACGCGTCATTGGCGCTGTCGAGAATTCGCCGACACCCGTGCATTGGGTTGTTGTAACGGCTGAGCCCGTGACAAGCGTGGACGTCACAGCGGCCGATGTTCTCTCTGAACTTGAAAAAACTCTAAGAGAAGCCGGTATCAAACTTTCGTTTGCCGAATTGAAAGACCCCGTCAAAGACAAGTTGAAGCGTTTTGGATTGTTCACGCAGTTCGGAGAGCAATCCTTCTATCCAACAATTGGAGCAGCTGTGAGGGCATATCTCACGTTGCATCCCGTAGATTGGGTTGATTGGGAAGACAAACACCCGTCCGCATCCTGA
- a CDS encoding DUF3141 domain-containing protein, protein MAEPAIPAACETSVQWPFGLLQDAWNYSIDAWQRSILFLDVLEQRSAKYYEHAAKVAPHVLKFSCELVLDGRELKKPVNYVLARIIPPDGKKPDKFKRPFVIVDPRAGHGPGIGGFKPQSEIGVAMKAGHPCYFIGFLPDPVSSQTIEDIAEAEAKFLEHVISLHPEADGKPAVIGNCQAGWAVMMLAAARPELFGPIIVAGSPLSYWAGAPKQNPMRYTAGVLGGTWTTALLGDVGNGKFDGAWLVSNFENLNPANTLWSKHYNLYSKIDTEAPRYLEFEQWWGGHVLLNAGEMQFIADELFVGNKLSSASVRSSNGNLIDLRSISSPIVIFCSKADNITPPPQALNWIIDLYDSVEDIRAHGQTIVYAVHESIGHLGIFVSGSIAKKEHDQFANNIDLIDTLPPGLYEAVMTPKDPDDPTADLILGDYLIRFEARSLDDIRELGSNSEDDDREFATVARLSEINLGLYRTFVQPWIQTWTNESSAELMRRLHPLRMQYEFFSGANPFIRSLASDAVRLREMRRPVSKDNIFWQMQEWFGDWMVLALDAYRDARDDTSQAWFHAIYGSPFLQAAVGLRASDEIPRLRVGDDPAHHALVEKKIAELKQRLADGGPREAVIRALLYVRMPDGAVDERGFNLLRRMRDETGKGLNLAAFKQILREQFLMLLLDERRAVAAIPEMLATDPDLATRMKGKLDRMIELVGVHSKLARERLAEVEALFESEDITTMPAKQAAISTSRNSRAEKRH, encoded by the coding sequence ATGGCCGAGCCCGCAATTCCAGCGGCGTGCGAGACTAGCGTCCAATGGCCCTTTGGGCTGTTGCAGGACGCGTGGAACTATTCGATCGACGCTTGGCAGCGGAGCATTCTCTTTCTCGACGTCTTGGAGCAAAGGAGTGCTAAGTATTACGAACATGCCGCGAAAGTTGCGCCGCATGTTCTGAAATTTAGTTGCGAGCTCGTGCTCGACGGACGTGAGCTTAAAAAGCCAGTAAATTACGTCCTTGCCCGTATCATTCCACCTGACGGCAAGAAGCCGGATAAGTTCAAGCGTCCCTTCGTGATTGTCGACCCGAGAGCCGGACATGGGCCGGGCATTGGAGGCTTCAAGCCGCAAAGCGAGATCGGCGTAGCGATGAAGGCGGGGCACCCTTGTTACTTCATCGGCTTCCTTCCCGATCCCGTTAGCAGTCAAACCATCGAGGACATCGCTGAGGCGGAAGCGAAATTTCTCGAGCACGTGATCAGTTTACATCCCGAGGCCGATGGTAAGCCGGCCGTGATAGGAAACTGCCAAGCGGGCTGGGCAGTAATGATGCTTGCTGCGGCGCGACCAGAGCTTTTTGGTCCGATTATTGTGGCAGGATCTCCTTTATCGTATTGGGCTGGAGCGCCAAAACAAAACCCGATGCGATATACCGCTGGCGTGCTCGGCGGCACTTGGACGACGGCTTTGCTCGGGGATGTTGGAAACGGCAAGTTCGATGGTGCGTGGTTGGTTTCTAATTTCGAGAATCTCAATCCCGCGAATACCCTTTGGTCCAAGCACTACAATCTCTATTCCAAAATCGACACCGAAGCCCCGAGATATCTGGAATTTGAACAATGGTGGGGCGGTCATGTGCTTCTCAACGCCGGTGAGATGCAGTTCATCGCCGACGAATTGTTCGTTGGAAACAAGCTGTCATCGGCGTCCGTCAGGTCTTCGAACGGCAACCTCATCGATCTTCGCAGTATCAGTTCGCCGATCGTGATCTTCTGTTCGAAGGCAGACAACATCACGCCGCCGCCGCAAGCGTTGAACTGGATAATTGATCTTTACGATAGCGTTGAAGACATTCGAGCCCACGGGCAGACGATCGTCTATGCTGTGCACGAATCTATCGGGCATCTTGGAATTTTTGTATCGGGGTCTATTGCCAAAAAAGAGCATGATCAGTTTGCGAACAACATCGATTTAATCGATACGTTGCCGCCGGGCCTCTACGAAGCCGTTATGACGCCGAAGGATCCCGACGATCCCACGGCAGATCTCATTTTGGGCGACTATCTTATTCGTTTTGAAGCGCGCAGCTTGGATGATATTCGCGAGCTCGGCAGCAATAGTGAGGACGATGACCGCGAGTTTGCGACCGTCGCCCGGCTCTCCGAAATAAATCTTGGTCTCTATCGGACATTTGTTCAGCCCTGGATTCAAACCTGGACGAATGAGAGTTCAGCCGAATTGATGCGCCGGCTTCATCCTTTGCGCATGCAGTACGAATTCTTCTCAGGCGCCAACCCATTCATCCGATCGCTGGCGTCCGATGCCGTTCGGCTTCGGGAAATGCGCCGACCCGTTTCAAAAGACAACATCTTTTGGCAGATGCAAGAGTGGTTCGGCGACTGGATGGTCCTGGCACTCGACGCCTACAGGGATGCTCGAGACGATACGTCGCAAGCATGGTTTCATGCGATTTACGGTTCGCCATTTCTTCAGGCAGCAGTCGGTCTCAGGGCATCCGATGAAATTCCACGTCTCAGAGTAGGAGATGATCCCGCGCATCACGCTCTCGTTGAGAAAAAAATAGCCGAACTGAAGCAAAGGCTCGCCGATGGTGGTCCTCGGGAAGCAGTTATTCGTGCGCTGCTATATGTACGAATGCCCGATGGAGCCGTGGATGAACGCGGCTTCAATCTTCTCCGAAGAATGCGAGATGAAACCGGCAAAGGTTTGAATCTTGCCGCATTCAAACAGATCCTGCGCGAACAATTCTTGATGTTGCTTCTTGATGAACGTCGCGCGGTTGCCGCCATCCCAGAGATGCTCGCCACCGATCCAGACTTGGCAACCCGAATGAAGGGCAAGCTCGATCGCATGATCGAATTGGTCGGAGTTCACAGCAAGCTGGCGCGTGAACGCTTGGCGGAAGTGGAAGCATTATTTGAAAGTGAAGACATCACGACGATGCCTGCAAAGCAGGCAGCCATTTCGACATCGCGCAACAGCAGAGCCGAAAAGCGGCATTAA
- a CDS encoding phosphate acetyltransferase, with translation MAEAIVSKIHRHEKYERLVAAAQRLSPLPTAVAQPCDESSLRGAIEARDAGLITPILVGPKAKIIDIARTIGLNLDGLEIIDVPHSHAAAAKAVDVVRSGKAELLMKGSLHSDELLGAVTSRETGLRTERRISHVFVMDVPTHSQTLFVTDAAVNIAPDLMAKRDIIQNAIDLYTALGLGKPKVAILSAVETVTTAIPSTIEAAALCKMADRGQITGGELDGPLAFDNAISLTAARVKGIKSPVAGHAQILVVPDLEAGNMLAKNLTFISNADAAGIVLGARVPIILTSRADNVRTRLASCAVAKLLAYSRRANAPIRA, from the coding sequence ATGGCAGAGGCAATCGTCTCCAAAATTCATCGGCATGAAAAATACGAACGACTGGTTGCAGCGGCGCAGCGTCTAAGTCCGCTTCCGACCGCCGTAGCACAGCCTTGCGACGAGTCATCACTTCGTGGCGCCATCGAAGCGCGGGATGCGGGACTGATAACCCCGATACTCGTGGGACCAAAAGCAAAGATCATCGATATTGCGAGAACAATTGGTCTCAATCTCGATGGTCTCGAGATCATCGACGTGCCGCACAGCCACGCCGCCGCCGCAAAGGCCGTTGATGTCGTGCGTAGCGGCAAAGCCGAACTGCTCATGAAAGGCAGTCTTCATTCCGATGAGCTCCTTGGTGCCGTGACGAGTCGAGAAACGGGTCTTCGCACCGAAAGACGAATTAGCCACGTGTTTGTCATGGACGTGCCCACACATTCACAGACGCTGTTTGTGACGGATGCTGCAGTTAACATAGCGCCGGATCTGATGGCGAAACGTGATATCATCCAAAACGCAATTGACCTCTACACGGCCTTAGGTCTCGGCAAGCCCAAAGTTGCTATTCTATCGGCCGTCGAAACGGTTACCACCGCCATTCCGTCGACTATTGAAGCAGCCGCGCTTTGCAAGATGGCTGATCGTGGTCAGATCACCGGCGGAGAACTGGATGGACCACTTGCGTTCGACAATGCCATCAGTTTAACGGCGGCGCGCGTCAAGGGCATCAAGTCGCCTGTGGCGGGACATGCGCAAATCCTTGTCGTACCGGATTTGGAAGCGGGCAATATGCTCGCCAAAAATCTTACGTTTATTTCTAATGCTGACGCTGCTGGAATCGTTCTTGGAGCAAGAGTGCCAATCATTCTGACGTCGCGAGCGGACAATGTTCGGACACGCCTGGCTTCCTGCGCCGTCGCCAAATTGCTTGCTTACAGCAGACGGGCTAACGCTCCGATCAGAGCATGA